The following proteins are encoded in a genomic region of Dokdonia donghaensis DSW-1:
- the atpA gene encoding F0F1 ATP synthase subunit alpha — protein MAEVKPAEVSAILKKQLSGFEATASLDEVGTVLTVGDGIARIYGLANAQYGELVEFESGLEAIVLNLEEDNVGVVLLGTSSSIKEGDTVKRTQRIASIQVGEGITGRVVNTLGLPIDGKGPIAGETYEMPLERKAPGVVFREPVTEPLQTGIKAIDAMIPVGRGQRELVIGDRQTGKSTVCIDTILNQKEFYDAGEPVHCIYVAIGQKASTVALIAQVLEDAGAMAYTTIVAANASDPAAMQVYAPFAGAAIGEYFRDTGRPALIIYDDLSKQAVAYREVSLLLRRPPGREAYPGDVFFLHSRLLERAAKVINDDAIAKTMNDLPDSLKPIVKGGGSLTALPIIETQAGDVSAYIPTNVISITDGQIFLDGDLFNSGVRPAINVGISVSRVGGNAQIKSMKKVSGTLKLDQAAFRELEAFAKFGSDLDAATLNVIEKGKRNVEILKQAENTPFTVEDQIAIIYAGSKNLLRDVPVNRVKEFEAEYIEFLNAKHRGILDTLKSGKLTDEVTDTLVAVAKDLSANYN, from the coding sequence ATGGCAGAAGTTAAACCAGCAGAAGTTTCGGCAATTTTAAAGAAACAACTTTCAGGTTTTGAAGCAACAGCTTCCCTTGACGAAGTAGGAACAGTACTAACTGTGGGTGATGGTATCGCTCGTATTTACGGACTTGCAAACGCACAATATGGTGAGCTTGTAGAGTTTGAAAGCGGTCTTGAGGCGATTGTTCTTAACCTTGAAGAAGATAACGTAGGGGTTGTACTCTTAGGTACTTCTTCATCTATTAAGGAAGGTGATACCGTAAAACGTACACAACGTATCGCATCTATCCAGGTAGGTGAGGGTATTACTGGACGTGTGGTAAACACGTTAGGTCTTCCTATTGATGGAAAGGGACCTATCGCTGGAGAAACTTATGAGATGCCACTTGAGCGTAAAGCGCCTGGTGTTGTTTTTCGTGAGCCAGTAACAGAGCCATTACAAACAGGTATTAAGGCAATTGATGCTATGATACCAGTAGGTAGAGGGCAGCGTGAGCTTGTAATTGGTGACCGTCAGACAGGTAAGTCTACTGTTTGTATTGACACTATCCTTAACCAAAAAGAATTTTACGATGCTGGTGAGCCTGTACACTGTATATATGTAGCTATTGGACAGAAAGCTTCTACTGTTGCACTTATTGCACAGGTACTAGAAGATGCTGGAGCAATGGCATACACAACTATCGTAGCGGCAAATGCATCAGATCCTGCAGCAATGCAAGTATATGCACCATTTGCAGGAGCTGCAATTGGAGAGTACTTTAGAGATACAGGTCGTCCTGCATTAATCATTTATGATGATTTATCTAAGCAAGCAGTTGCATACCGTGAGGTATCATTGCTACTTCGTCGTCCACCGGGACGTGAGGCATACCCTGGAGATGTATTCTTTTTACACTCTAGATTACTTGAGCGTGCTGCAAAGGTGATTAATGATGATGCTATTGCAAAAACAATGAATGACCTTCCAGATAGCCTTAAACCTATCGTAAAAGGAGGAGGATCACTTACTGCACTTCCTATCATTGAGACACAAGCGGGTGACGTATCTGCTTATATCCCTACAAACGTAATTTCTATTACAGATGGGCAAATCTTCTTAGATGGAGATTTATTTAACTCTGGTGTACGTCCAGCTATTAACGTAGGTATCTCGGTATCACGTGTAGGAGGTAATGCACAGATTAAGTCAATGAAGAAAGTATCTGGTACACTAAAGCTTGATCAAGCTGCTTTCCGTGAATTAGAAGCGTTTGCAAAGTTTGGATCAGATCTAGATGCTGCTACCCTTAACGTAATTGAAAAAGGAAAGCGTAACGTAGAGATACTTAAGCAAGCAGAAAACACGCCATTTACAGTAGAGGATCAAATTGCAATTATTTATGCAGGATCTAAAAACTTATTACGTGACGTGCCTGTAAACAGAGTTAAAGAATTTGAAGCAGAATATATCGAGTTCTTAAACGCAAAGCACAGAGGTATCCTTGATACACTTAAGTCTGGAAAGCTTACAGATGAAGTTACAGATACACTTGTAGCAGTAGCAAAAGACCTATCTGCTAACTATAACTAG
- the atpG gene encoding ATP synthase F1 subunit gamma — translation MANLKEIRNRISSVSSTMQITSAMKMVSAAKLKKAQDAITAMRPYSDKLTELLQNLSATLEGDSGSKLAEDREINKVLIVAISSNRGLAGAFNTNIIKGVNARVAAKYAGKEVHLVTLGKKADAILGKTFKVIENNNDIYDDLTFDNVSAIAEDLMARFEAGEYDRIDIIYNKFKNAATQIVTPEQFLPIVATVQEETTATADYIFEPSKEEIVEGLIPKALKTQLFKGIRDSVASEHGARMTAMHKATDNATELRDALKLQYNKARQAAITNEILEIVGGAEALNN, via the coding sequence ATGGCAAACTTAAAGGAAATAAGAAACAGGATTTCATCAGTATCTTCTACGATGCAGATTACTAGTGCTATGAAAATGGTATCTGCTGCAAAGTTGAAGAAAGCACAAGATGCAATTACAGCAATGCGCCCATATTCTGATAAGCTTACTGAGCTTTTACAGAACTTAAGTGCAACGCTAGAAGGAGATTCTGGAAGTAAACTCGCAGAAGATCGTGAGATTAATAAGGTACTTATTGTAGCTATTTCATCAAACAGGGGTCTAGCAGGAGCTTTTAATACAAATATTATTAAAGGTGTAAATGCACGTGTTGCTGCAAAGTATGCTGGCAAAGAGGTGCACCTAGTAACCTTAGGTAAAAAAGCAGATGCTATACTTGGTAAGACTTTTAAGGTAATTGAAAATAACAATGATATTTACGATGATCTTACTTTTGATAACGTATCAGCTATTGCAGAAGATTTAATGGCTCGTTTTGAAGCTGGTGAATATGATCGTATAGACATCATTTACAACAAGTTTAAAAATGCAGCAACGCAAATTGTTACTCCTGAGCAGTTTCTACCTATCGTAGCAACCGTACAAGAAGAAACAACTGCCACTGCAGATTATATTTTTGAGCCGTCTAAAGAAGAGATTGTAGAGGGATTAATTCCTAAAGCATTAAAGACACAGCTTTTTAAAGGCATAAGAGACTCTGTAGCATCAGAACACGGTGCACGTATGACTGCGATGCACAAAGCAACAGATAATGCGACAGAGCTTAGAGATGCACTGAAGTTGCAATATAACAAAGCACGTCAAGCGGCTATTACAAACGAGATACTTGAGATTGTAGGTGGTGCAGAAGCTTTAAATAATTAA